A part of Acidimicrobiales bacterium genomic DNA contains:
- the rfbD gene encoding dTDP-4-dehydrorhamnose reductase, whose protein sequence is MRVLVTGAGGQLGHDVAAVCRAAGDQVAALDRAALDVTDRDQVLAAAGAVAPDAIVHCAAWTAVDACETDPERAFVANALAVRHVAEAARRTGAHLVHLSTDYVFDGTLERPYHEWDEPDPVNVYGRSKLAGEHEALAGCPGATVVRTSWVVGAHGANVVRTILALAADPDRPLAFVDDQRGSPTCTADLAPLLRTLARDRRPGVVHATNQGVTTWYGLARATLEAAGADPSRVRAVTTAELDPPRPARRPASSVLAPAVLLAWGLPLLPPWRRGVERLVAQLAGSPPGPDERTPR, encoded by the coding sequence GTGCGCGTCCTCGTCACCGGAGCCGGCGGCCAGCTCGGCCACGACGTGGCCGCCGTCTGCCGCGCCGCCGGCGACCAGGTCGCCGCCCTCGACCGGGCCGCGCTCGACGTGACCGACCGCGACCAGGTGCTCGCCGCGGCCGGCGCCGTCGCCCCGGACGCCATCGTGCACTGCGCCGCCTGGACGGCCGTCGACGCCTGCGAGACCGATCCCGAGCGGGCGTTCGTCGCCAACGCCCTGGCCGTGCGGCACGTGGCCGAGGCCGCCCGCCGCACCGGTGCCCACCTCGTGCACCTGTCGACCGACTACGTGTTCGACGGCACCCTCGAGCGCCCGTACCACGAGTGGGACGAGCCCGACCCGGTGAACGTCTACGGCCGCTCGAAGCTCGCCGGGGAGCACGAGGCCCTGGCCGGATGCCCGGGCGCCACGGTGGTGCGCACCAGCTGGGTCGTGGGCGCCCACGGCGCCAACGTCGTGCGCACGATCCTCGCCCTGGCCGCCGACCCCGACCGACCGCTGGCCTTCGTCGACGACCAGCGGGGCTCCCCCACCTGCACCGCCGACCTGGCCCCGCTCCTGCGCACCCTGGCGCGCGACCGCCGGCCCGGCGTGGTCCACGCCACCAACCAGGGCGTCACCACGTGGTACGGCCTGGCCCGGGCCACCCTCGAGGCCGCCGGTGCCGACCCCTCGCGGGTGCGGGCGGTGACCACGGCCGAGCTCGACCCGCCCCGGCCGGCGCGGCGACCGGCCAGCTCGGTCCTCGCCCCGGCCGTGCTGCTCGCCTGGGGCCTCCCGCTGCTCCCACCCTGGCGGCGCGGCGTCGAGCGCCTGGTCGCGCAGCTGGCCGGGTCGCCGCCCGGCCCCGACGAGCGGACCCCCCGCTGA
- a CDS encoding DUF4012 domain-containing protein gives MPLVWLLAALAAVDAALAGAHPTGLTALDAALAAALAALAVLAAARAAPWAVTAAAAAATLASVGQPTTAVPAGLATAVAAVAWNRGLRPPERTAAAVQAVVTAVTVHALLRIPWAHPTGASALLTAALLALLGASAWPSLSSRARRLARRGALALAALAVASALLLAVVALAARPSLTAGLDAARAGLDAAGAGDRDGAVAALARAADRFATAHRWLASPLALPARLVPGLAPQSRALTGMAAAGEDLTRAAADAADDADVDALTVQAGRLDPARVAALRKPLARASEALADTERRLDGLASPWLAVPLAGAYDDLAGRVADAREGADTATLAAEVAPGLLGGERPRRYLVVFLSPAEARGGGGFLGNYAELSVVDGDIEMTRFGRHEELSAVLALAGGPAAVPGVQAELDAYFPDPPLPDLPWQRASAPPDLPTLAGVVERLWAASGGDPVEGVVTVDPRGIAAFLQLTGPIEVEGLSEPLTAANAADVVLRRQYTEFPDRGERLDFLDEAARTTFERLTTGDLPGPRTVADALSPAVHGGAIAVHLDDPDEQRLFDRVDAGGAMPPVTSDALELVTQNAGANKIDVFLRRSLRYEADVDARTGAIAATATITLTNEAPAAGLPANVIGNIVGQPDGTNVTYLSLYTPLALTGATLGGEPVDAATAELLGRRAHSLLVDVPAGSSVTLVLSLAGTVDTGGGYHLAIGRQPVVAPDEVQVDVRVDGGPDVHAGGPLVEPLELPAP, from the coding sequence GTGCCGCTCGTGTGGTTGCTCGCCGCGCTGGCGGCCGTCGACGCCGCCCTGGCCGGCGCCCACCCCACCGGGCTCACCGCCCTCGACGCCGCCCTGGCGGCCGCCCTCGCCGCGCTGGCCGTGCTCGCCGCCGCCCGGGCCGCCCCCTGGGCCGTCACCGCCGCGGCCGCCGCGGCCACCCTGGCGTCGGTGGGGCAGCCCACCACGGCGGTGCCGGCCGGCCTGGCCACGGCCGTGGCCGCGGTGGCCTGGAACCGCGGCCTGCGCCCACCCGAGCGCACCGCGGCGGCCGTGCAGGCGGTCGTGACCGCGGTGACGGTCCACGCCCTCCTGCGCATCCCCTGGGCCCACCCCACGGGGGCCAGCGCCCTGCTGACCGCGGCCCTGCTGGCGCTGCTGGGCGCCTCGGCCTGGCCGTCGCTGTCGAGCCGGGCCCGGCGGCTCGCCCGCCGGGGCGCGCTGGCGCTGGCGGCGCTGGCGGTGGCGTCGGCCCTGCTGCTGGCCGTCGTCGCGCTGGCCGCCCGGCCGTCGCTGACCGCTGGTCTCGACGCCGCCCGGGCCGGCCTCGACGCCGCCGGCGCCGGCGACCGGGACGGCGCGGTCGCCGCGCTGGCGCGGGCCGCCGACCGATTCGCCACCGCCCACCGCTGGCTGGCGTCGCCCCTCGCCCTGCCGGCCCGGCTCGTGCCCGGGCTGGCGCCCCAATCCCGCGCCCTCACCGGCATGGCCGCCGCCGGCGAGGACCTCACCCGGGCCGCCGCCGACGCGGCCGACGACGCCGACGTCGACGCCCTCACGGTGCAGGCCGGCCGGCTCGACCCGGCCCGGGTGGCCGCCCTCCGGAAGCCGCTGGCCCGGGCCAGCGAGGCGCTCGCCGACACCGAGCGGCGCCTCGACGGGCTGGCGTCGCCCTGGCTGGCCGTGCCCCTGGCCGGTGCCTACGACGACCTGGCCGGCCGGGTGGCCGACGCCCGCGAGGGGGCCGACACCGCCACCCTCGCAGCCGAGGTGGCCCCCGGCCTGCTCGGCGGCGAGCGGCCCCGCAGGTACCTCGTGGTGTTCCTCTCGCCCGCCGAGGCCCGCGGCGGGGGCGGCTTCCTCGGCAACTACGCCGAGCTCTCGGTGGTGGACGGCGACATCGAGATGACCCGCTTCGGACGCCACGAGGAGCTGTCGGCCGTGCTCGCCCTCGCCGGCGGGCCGGCGGCGGTGCCCGGCGTGCAGGCCGAGCTCGACGCCTACTTCCCCGACCCGCCGCTGCCCGACCTGCCCTGGCAGCGGGCCTCCGCGCCACCCGACCTGCCGACCCTGGCCGGCGTGGTGGAGCGCCTGTGGGCGGCCTCGGGTGGCGACCCGGTGGAGGGCGTGGTCACCGTGGACCCCCGCGGGATCGCCGCCTTCCTGCAGCTCACCGGCCCCATCGAGGTCGAGGGCCTGTCGGAGCCGCTCACCGCCGCCAACGCGGCCGACGTCGTCCTGCGCCGCCAGTACACCGAGTTCCCCGACCGCGGCGAGCGGCTCGACTTCCTCGACGAGGCCGCCCGCACCACCTTCGAGCGGCTCACCACCGGGGACCTCCCGGGGCCCCGGACGGTGGCCGACGCCCTCTCCCCCGCCGTGCACGGCGGCGCGATCGCGGTCCACCTCGACGACCCCGACGAGCAGCGGCTGTTCGACCGGGTCGACGCCGGGGGCGCCATGCCGCCGGTGACGTCCGACGCCCTCGAGCTGGTCACCCAGAACGCGGGGGCCAACAAGATCGACGTCTTCCTCCGCCGGTCGCTCCGCTACGAGGCCGACGTCGACGCCCGCACCGGCGCCATCGCCGCCACCGCCACCATCACCCTCACCAACGAGGCCCCCGCGGCGGGGCTGCCGGCCAACGTGATCGGCAACATCGTGGGCCAGCCCGACGGCACCAACGTCACGTACCTGTCCCTGTACACGCCCCTGGCGCTCACCGGCGCCACCCTGGGCGGCGAGCCGGTCGACGCGGCCACCGCCGAGCTGCTCGGCCGCCGGGCCCACTCGCTGCTGGTCGACGTGCCCGCGGGCTCGAGCGTCACCCTGGTGCTGTCGCTCGCCGGCACGGTGGACACCGGCGGGGGCTACCACCTGGCGATCGGCCGCCAGCCGGTGGTCGCCCCCGACGAGGTGCAGGTGGACGTCCGGGTCGACGGCGGCCCCGACGTGCACGCCGGCGGGCCCCTGGTCGAACCCCTCGAGCTGCCCGCGCCCTGA
- a CDS encoding class I SAM-dependent methyltransferase produces the protein MESLTEIGRRHGTDKATEHGYTDHYDAWFAHLRDRPVRVLEIGIGGYDDPLAGGESLRMWAEYFPEGRIVGLDLFEKRLALPARVRVERGSQVDAGLLARIVADHGPFDIVIDDGSHVPRHVVATFRLLFPTLATPGFYVVEDTQTSYWPEFGGSRLRWWPHTSVNYFRRLVHGLNHMELDRPGYRPTPLDRSVTELRFLHDLVLVVKGDNTAASTMVPPQPMSVGTWLAWRAKRSAVRHLPPAVVRRARRRA, from the coding sequence ATGGAGTCCCTCACCGAGATCGGCCGGCGCCACGGCACCGACAAGGCGACCGAGCACGGCTACACCGACCACTACGACGCGTGGTTCGCGCACCTGCGCGACCGCCCGGTGCGCGTGCTGGAGATCGGCATCGGGGGGTACGACGATCCCCTCGCGGGCGGCGAGTCGCTGCGGATGTGGGCCGAGTACTTCCCCGAGGGACGCATCGTCGGTCTCGACCTGTTCGAGAAGCGCCTCGCTCTTCCGGCACGCGTGCGCGTGGAGCGGGGAAGCCAGGTCGACGCCGGGCTCCTGGCGCGGATCGTGGCCGACCACGGGCCATTCGACATCGTCATCGACGACGGCAGCCACGTGCCACGCCATGTCGTCGCCACCTTCCGACTCCTCTTCCCGACCCTGGCCACGCCGGGCTTCTACGTCGTCGAGGACACCCAGACGTCCTACTGGCCCGAGTTCGGCGGGTCCCGCCTCCGCTGGTGGCCCCACACCTCCGTCAACTACTTCCGACGGCTCGTCCACGGCCTCAACCACATGGAGCTCGACCGCCCCGGCTACCGCCCGACACCGCTCGACCGGTCGGTCACCGAGCTGCGCTTCCTGCACGACCTCGTTCTGGTGGTGAAGGGCGACAACACCGCGGCGAGCACGATGGTCCCACCGCAACCGATGAGCGTCGGCACCTGGCTGGCCTGGCGGGCCAAGCGCAGCGCCGTCAGGCACCTGCCGCCGGCGGTGGTGCGCCGCGCCCGCCGCCGGGCCTGA
- the rfbB gene encoding dTDP-glucose 4,6-dehydratase codes for MRLLVTGGAGFIGSHYVRHVLATTDDEVVVYDLLTYAGRLETLGEVLDDPRVRFVRGDVCDRHALGAAMAGCQAVVHLAAETHVDRSITGPDAFVRTNCQGTNVVCDVARSVGASRVVHVSTDEVYGSVPEGSFVETDPLTPSSPYSASKAGSDLIALSHHVTHGLDVVVTRSSNNYGPYQFPEKLIPLFVTNLLDGRRVPLYGDGANVRDWLHATDNAAAIDVVRRQGEPGGIYNVGAGNERTNAQIAERLVELCGRDRSAIEAVADRPGHDRRYSIDTTRIRALGWAPRVALDDGLADTVGWYRANPWWWRPLRGQE; via the coding sequence GTGAGGCTGCTCGTCACCGGCGGCGCCGGCTTCATCGGCAGCCACTACGTCCGCCACGTCCTGGCCACCACCGACGACGAGGTGGTGGTGTACGACCTGCTCACCTATGCCGGTCGGCTCGAGACCCTCGGCGAGGTGCTCGACGACCCCCGCGTGCGGTTCGTGCGCGGCGACGTGTGCGACCGCCACGCCCTGGGTGCGGCGATGGCCGGCTGCCAGGCGGTCGTCCACCTGGCGGCCGAGACGCACGTCGACCGCTCCATCACCGGCCCGGACGCCTTCGTGCGCACCAACTGCCAGGGCACCAACGTGGTGTGCGACGTGGCCCGCAGCGTGGGGGCGTCGCGCGTCGTCCACGTCTCCACCGACGAGGTCTACGGCTCCGTCCCCGAGGGCTCGTTCGTGGAGACCGACCCGCTCACCCCGTCGAGCCCGTACTCGGCGTCGAAGGCCGGCAGCGACCTCATCGCCCTCAGCCACCACGTCACCCACGGCCTCGACGTGGTGGTCACGCGGAGCAGCAACAACTACGGGCCCTACCAGTTCCCCGAGAAGCTGATCCCGCTGTTCGTCACCAACCTGCTCGACGGGCGGCGGGTCCCCCTCTACGGCGACGGCGCCAACGTGCGCGACTGGCTCCACGCCACCGACAACGCCGCCGCCATCGACGTGGTGCGCCGGCAGGGGGAGCCCGGCGGCATCTACAACGTGGGCGCGGGCAACGAGCGCACGAACGCCCAGATCGCCGAGCGCCTGGTCGAGCTGTGCGGGCGCGACCGGTCGGCCATCGAGGCGGTGGCCGACCGGCCCGGCCACGATCGGCGGTACTCGATCGACACCACCCGGATCCGCGCCCTCGGCTGGGCGCCCCGCGTCGCCCTCGACGACGGCCTGGCCGACACGGTCGGCTGGTACCGCGCCAACCCGTGGTGGTGGCGGCCCCTGCGCGGCCAGGAGTAG
- a CDS encoding dTDP-4-dehydrorhamnose 3,5-epimerase family protein, translated as MTADLELSSTIVGVVIASPTVFGDERGYFVETWRRSWVPHGREMVQANRADRQAGCLVGLHYHLHQADYWYVPHGRARVVLHDLRLGSPTAGATLTVDLGGDGGPGHDHRGVYIPPGVAHGFAALTPVTITYLVDRTYDPADELGVAWDDPEIGADWGLDTIGVRAPILSARDRANPRRAELTGPLVPRWAEPSAPEAGR; from the coding sequence ATGACGGCCGACCTCGAGCTGTCGTCGACGATCGTCGGGGTCGTCATCGCCTCACCCACCGTGTTCGGCGACGAGCGGGGCTACTTCGTGGAGACGTGGCGGCGCTCGTGGGTGCCCCACGGCCGCGAGATGGTCCAGGCCAACCGGGCCGACCGCCAGGCCGGCTGCCTCGTGGGCCTGCACTACCACCTCCACCAGGCCGACTACTGGTACGTGCCCCACGGCCGGGCGCGCGTGGTGCTGCACGACCTGCGGCTCGGCTCGCCGACGGCCGGCGCCACCCTCACCGTCGACCTGGGCGGCGACGGCGGACCCGGGCACGACCACCGCGGGGTGTACATCCCGCCCGGCGTCGCCCACGGGTTCGCCGCCCTCACCCCCGTCACCATCACGTACCTCGTCGACCGCACGTACGACCCGGCCGACGAGCTCGGCGTCGCCTGGGACGACCCCGAGATCGGGGCCGACTGGGGCCTCGACACGATCGGTGTGCGCGCACCGATCCTCTCGGCGCGCGACCGGGCCAACCCCCGGCGCGCCGAGCTGACCGGCCCCCTCGTGCCCCGCTGGGCGGAGCCGTCGGCCCCCGAGGCGGGCCGGTGA
- a CDS encoding glucose-1-phosphate thymidylyltransferase, translated as MKGLILAGGAGTRLRPITHTSAKQLVPVANKPILFYGLEHLAAAGITEVGVVVGDTADEVRAAVGDGSRWGVRTTFLQQEAPLGLAHAVLIAGDFLGDDDVVMYLGDNLLREGVTRFVDAFEAARADAATPRLGDPGSAPPAAQILLARVPDPQRFGVAELDERGEVVRLVEKPAVPPSDLALVGVYLFDRHVHEAVRAITPSARGELEITDAIQWLIDHGHRVVHQVVEDWWIDTGTLEPLLEGNRLILEMLEPHCDGSVDDASRIEGRVVVEAGAKVERSTIRGPAIIGGRSRVHDSYVGPFTSIDHDCEIVGSEIERSIVLAGSRISGVPRIVDSLVGRSAEVTRSDARPRATRLMLGDHSRVELP; from the coding sequence GTGAAGGGCCTGATCCTCGCCGGCGGCGCCGGCACCCGGCTGCGGCCGATCACCCACACCAGCGCCAAGCAGCTGGTGCCCGTGGCCAACAAGCCGATCCTCTTCTACGGCCTCGAGCACCTGGCCGCGGCCGGCATCACCGAGGTCGGCGTGGTGGTGGGCGACACCGCCGACGAGGTGCGCGCCGCCGTGGGCGACGGCTCTCGGTGGGGGGTCCGCACCACGTTCCTGCAGCAGGAGGCTCCGCTCGGCCTGGCCCACGCGGTGCTGATCGCCGGCGACTTCCTCGGCGACGACGACGTCGTCATGTACCTGGGTGACAACCTGCTCCGCGAGGGGGTGACCCGCTTCGTCGACGCCTTCGAGGCGGCACGGGCCGACGCCGCGACCCCCCGCCTCGGCGACCCCGGCTCGGCCCCGCCGGCCGCCCAGATCCTGCTGGCCCGGGTGCCCGACCCCCAGCGCTTCGGCGTGGCCGAGCTCGACGAGCGGGGCGAGGTGGTCCGCCTGGTGGAGAAGCCGGCGGTGCCGCCGTCCGATCTGGCCCTGGTCGGCGTGTACCTCTTCGACCGCCACGTCCACGAGGCCGTGCGCGCCATCACGCCCAGCGCGCGGGGCGAGCTGGAGATCACCGACGCCATCCAGTGGCTCATCGACCACGGCCACCGCGTCGTCCACCAGGTCGTCGAGGACTGGTGGATCGACACCGGCACGCTCGAGCCGCTGCTCGAGGGCAACCGCCTGATCCTCGAGATGCTGGAGCCGCACTGCGACGGCTCGGTCGACGACGCCTCACGGATCGAGGGCCGGGTGGTCGTCGAGGCGGGAGCGAAGGTGGAGCGGTCCACCATCCGGGGCCCGGCCATCATCGGCGGGCGCTCCCGCGTCCACGACTCCTACGTCGGGCCGTTCACCTCCATCGACCACGACTGCGAGATCGTCGGGTCCGAGATCGAGCGCTCGATCGTGCTGGCGGGCAGCCGCATCAGCGGCGTCCCCCGCATCGTCGACAGCCTGGTGGGCAGGAGCGCGGAGGTGACCCGATCCGACGCCCGGCCCCGCGCCACGCGGCTGATGCTGGGCGACCACTCGCGGGTCGAGCTGCCGTGA
- a CDS encoding class I SAM-dependent methyltransferase, with amino-acid sequence MLDTEWSPCPLGCRAGDDPLVTAANWRAGPAGRFTVVRCRACRLARTDPRPTAAAMGAFYPDCYDAFVDRSDDRLASLRRVGRRVLRTGAHALPPLAPGAVLDVGCANGAELVEMQRQGWSVAGIEPSASACAVAAARGVPVIHGTVESCDELPAGLDLVTAWNALEHLHHPVEALRRLRSSLRPGGWLVVSVPNLDSLGFRAFGARWYGLSVPHHLYHFTPTTLARVLAAGGFRLDRLVYQRWAIDLVASASIVRLEREQRRTGRRPGTASTGPLWAQAVLYPLSLGLAAAGRSGSMTAWARRA; translated from the coding sequence ATGCTCGACACCGAGTGGTCGCCGTGCCCGCTGGGCTGCCGGGCCGGCGACGACCCGCTGGTGACGGCCGCCAACTGGCGCGCCGGGCCGGCCGGCCGGTTCACGGTGGTGCGGTGCCGCGCCTGCCGGCTCGCCCGGACCGACCCCAGGCCCACGGCGGCGGCGATGGGGGCGTTCTACCCCGACTGCTACGACGCGTTCGTCGACCGCAGCGACGACCGGCTGGCGTCGCTCCGCCGGGTCGGGCGGCGCGTGCTGCGGACCGGCGCCCACGCCCTGCCCCCGCTGGCACCCGGCGCCGTGCTCGACGTGGGGTGCGCCAACGGTGCCGAGCTCGTCGAGATGCAGCGGCAGGGCTGGTCCGTCGCGGGCATCGAGCCGTCGGCCTCGGCGTGTGCCGTTGCGGCCGCGCGGGGCGTGCCCGTCATCCACGGGACCGTCGAGTCGTGCGACGAGCTCCCCGCCGGGCTCGACCTGGTGACGGCCTGGAACGCGCTCGAGCACCTCCACCACCCGGTCGAGGCCCTCCGCCGCCTGCGGTCGTCGCTGCGCCCCGGGGGCTGGCTCGTGGTGTCCGTTCCGAACCTCGACTCGCTGGGGTTCCGGGCCTTCGGCGCCCGGTGGTACGGGCTGAGCGTCCCGCACCACCTGTACCACTTCACCCCGACCACCCTCGCCCGCGTGCTGGCCGCCGGGGGCTTCCGCCTGGACCGGCTCGTCTACCAGCGATGGGCCATCGACCTGGTGGCGAGCGCGTCGATCGTGCGCCTCGAGCGGGAGCAGCGGCGCACCGGGCGGCGCCCGGGCACCGCCTCCACCGGCCCGCTCTGGGCGCAGGCGGTGCTGTACCCCCTGTCGCTCGGTCTGGCGGCCGCCGGGCGGAGCGGGTCGATGACCGCGTGGGCGCGGCGGGCCTGA
- the lpdA gene encoding dihydrolipoyl dehydrogenase: MAEQYDVVIIGGGPGGYAAALYGASAGLRIALVEKDRVGGTCLHRGCVPAKEFLETAAVYRHVVGAGDFGVLTQPPGLDFAVSQARKQRVVEQLWKGLTGLLGRRKVTTLAGVGSLGPDRAVTVRHDDGTTTRLSGSHVILASGSAPRSIPGFEVDGRLVLTSDEVLAITELPETAVVIGGGAIGCEFASLYADLGVQVTILEALPHILPGCDADVAAVVLRSFKKRGIDVRTGVAVTGHAPDPSGRGTTVRFGDGEELAVEQVVVSVGRRPYADLLGLQGTAVGVTERGFVEVDAWCRTGEPGVYAVGDLIATPQLAHVGFAEGILAIRDLLGEDPVPVDYGRVPWCIYCQPEVAFAGHSEQSAREAGLDVVTGKHRFSGNGRALIVGEPDGLVKVIAEKQPDGTGGRILGVHMVGPWVTEQLGQAYLAVNWEATVEEVAQFVQPHPTLSELFGETVMSLTGRTLHG, encoded by the coding sequence GTGGCCGAGCAGTACGACGTCGTGATCATCGGTGGCGGGCCGGGCGGCTACGCCGCCGCCCTGTACGGCGCGTCGGCCGGGCTGCGGATCGCCCTGGTCGAGAAGGACCGGGTGGGCGGCACGTGCCTCCACCGCGGCTGCGTGCCGGCCAAGGAGTTCCTCGAGACGGCGGCCGTGTACCGCCACGTGGTGGGCGCCGGCGACTTCGGCGTGCTCACCCAGCCGCCCGGGCTCGACTTCGCGGTGTCGCAGGCCCGAAAGCAGCGGGTCGTCGAGCAGCTGTGGAAGGGCCTCACCGGGCTGCTCGGCCGCCGCAAGGTCACGACCCTCGCCGGGGTGGGCTCGCTCGGCCCCGACCGGGCGGTCACGGTGCGCCACGACGACGGCACGACCACCCGGCTCAGCGGCAGCCACGTGATCCTGGCGTCGGGGTCGGCCCCCCGCTCCATCCCCGGCTTCGAGGTCGACGGGCGCCTCGTGCTCACCTCCGACGAGGTGCTGGCCATCACCGAGCTGCCGGAGACGGCGGTGGTGATCGGCGGCGGCGCCATCGGCTGCGAGTTCGCCTCCCTCTACGCCGACCTGGGCGTGCAGGTCACGATCCTCGAGGCGCTCCCGCACATCCTCCCCGGCTGCGACGCCGACGTCGCCGCCGTCGTGCTGCGCTCCTTCAAGAAGCGGGGCATCGACGTGCGAACCGGCGTGGCCGTCACCGGCCACGCGCCCGACCCGTCGGGCCGGGGGACCACGGTGCGTTTCGGCGACGGCGAGGAGCTGGCCGTCGAGCAGGTGGTCGTCTCGGTCGGCCGGCGGCCCTACGCCGACCTGCTGGGGCTCCAGGGCACGGCGGTCGGCGTCACCGAGCGCGGCTTCGTGGAGGTCGACGCCTGGTGCCGCACGGGTGAGCCCGGCGTGTACGCCGTCGGCGACCTGATCGCCACCCCGCAGCTGGCCCACGTCGGCTTCGCCGAGGGCATCCTCGCCATCCGGGACCTGCTCGGCGAGGACCCGGTGCCCGTCGACTACGGGCGGGTCCCCTGGTGCATCTACTGCCAGCCCGAGGTCGCCTTCGCCGGCCACTCCGAGCAGAGCGCCCGCGAGGCCGGCCTCGACGTGGTGACCGGCAAGCACCGCTTCAGCGGCAACGGCCGGGCCCTGATCGTGGGCGAGCCCGACGGCCTGGTGAAGGTGATCGCCGAGAAGCAGCCCGACGGCACCGGCGGGCGGATCCTCGGCGTCCACATGGTGGGGCCGTGGGTCACCGAGCAGCTCGGCCAGGCGTACCTGGCGGTGAACTGGGAGGCCACCGTCGAGGAGGTTGCCCAGTTCGTGCAGCCCCACCCCACCCTGTCGGAGCTGTTCGGCGAGACGGTGATGAGCCTCACCGGCCGGACCCTGCACGGCTGA
- a CDS encoding FkbM family methyltransferase has translation MAPDWRLLGRKAWCAVLPRRATLTAHLTDGTVVRGRNRAGHGGRGAFVHRDALEPELAVLDRLVGPGQVVVDVGANTGVYALKAGRLVGPSGTVVAIEPNPDMIGWLQGNVRANGLGNVRVRMLAAGERTGAATLWENRDAPNSFSLVRRAAGAGFSVLVVPLDELLAWEGLEHVDLVKIDVEGAEDAVLAGAAGLIERCRPLVIAEAIHRGLTSVPAGYRAVRAPGSPNLVLLPEGHPAGAVVAALGWPAA, from the coding sequence GTGGCCCCCGACTGGCGGCTCCTCGGCCGCAAGGCGTGGTGCGCGGTGCTGCCCCGCCGGGCCACCCTCACCGCCCACCTCACCGACGGCACCGTGGTGCGCGGCCGCAACCGCGCCGGCCACGGCGGCCGGGGCGCGTTCGTCCACCGCGACGCCCTCGAGCCCGAGCTCGCGGTCCTCGATCGCCTGGTCGGGCCCGGGCAGGTGGTGGTCGACGTCGGCGCCAACACCGGCGTGTACGCCCTGAAGGCCGGCCGGCTGGTCGGGCCGTCGGGCACCGTGGTCGCCATCGAGCCCAACCCCGACATGATCGGGTGGCTCCAGGGCAACGTGCGGGCCAACGGCCTGGGCAACGTGCGGGTGCGGATGCTGGCGGCCGGCGAGCGCACCGGAGCCGCCACCCTGTGGGAGAACCGCGACGCGCCCAACTCGTTCTCGCTGGTCCGCAGGGCGGCGGGTGCCGGCTTCTCGGTGCTGGTCGTGCCCCTCGACGAGCTCCTCGCCTGGGAGGGCCTCGAGCACGTCGACCTGGTGAAGATCGACGTGGAGGGGGCCGAGGACGCCGTGCTCGCCGGGGCCGCCGGCCTGATCGAGCGCTGCCGGCCGCTCGTGATCGCCGAGGCGATCCACCGGGGCCTGACCTCGGTGCCGGCCGGCTACCGGGCCGTGCGGGCGCCCGGCAGCCCCAACCTGGTGCTCCTGCCCGAGGGCCATCCGGCCGGCGCGGTGGTCGCGGCGCTGGGCTGGCCGGCGGCGTAG
- a CDS encoding class I SAM-dependent methyltransferase, producing the protein MTTMLNLGCGVKTAPDWVNVDWSPYLRLRASPALRRVAAVALSGERRRRFERLDPAVLVHDLRRPLPFADGTVDAVYHSHLFEHLDRDRVGGFLAEVRRVLRPGGRHRVCVPDLEQLARAYLASLEAARAAGPRGWDRHDASVAELYEQSVRKDAWATAGRRGAAAAAERVVLGDARRRGETHQWMYDEVNLGAVLAEAGFVDVRRRAWNDSAIPGWMASGLEVGDGGEYRPGSLYLECRAPS; encoded by the coding sequence GTGACGACGATGCTCAACCTCGGCTGCGGGGTGAAGACGGCGCCCGACTGGGTCAACGTCGACTGGTCCCCCTACCTGCGCCTGCGGGCCAGCCCCGCGCTGCGCCGTGTCGCCGCCGTCGCCCTCTCCGGCGAGCGGCGCCGGCGCTTCGAGCGGCTCGACCCGGCCGTGCTCGTCCACGACCTGCGCCGGCCGCTGCCCTTCGCCGACGGCACGGTCGACGCCGTGTACCACTCGCACCTCTTCGAGCACCTGGACCGCGACCGCGTCGGGGGCTTCCTCGCCGAGGTTCGCCGCGTGCTCCGCCCGGGTGGGCGGCACCGGGTGTGCGTCCCCGACCTCGAGCAGCTCGCCCGCGCCTACCTCGCCTCGCTGGAGGCGGCCCGGGCCGCGGGCCCCCGGGGCTGGGACCGCCACGACGCCAGCGTGGCCGAGCTCTACGAGCAGTCGGTCCGGAAGGACGCGTGGGCGACGGCCGGCCGGCGCGGCGCCGCGGCGGCCGCCGAACGAGTGGTGCTGGGCGACGCCCGCCGCCGCGGCGAGACGCACCAGTGGATGTACGACGAGGTGAACCTGGGAGCCGTGCTGGCCGAGGCCGGCTTCGTCGACGTGCGCCGGCGGGCCTGGAACGACAGCGCCATACCCGGCTGGATGGCGAGCGGGCTCGAGGTCGGGGACGGCGGCGAGTACCGCCCCGGCTCGCTGTACCTGGAGTGCCGAGCGCCGTCCTGA